One genomic region from Pseudomonas hormoni encodes:
- a CDS encoding transporter substrate-binding domain-containing protein, giving the protein MKTFRRSRSLLLLALLGCLWISSVYAKPQTLKLLGRSSVDDYDVKLSDADSRLLRQKGRLVLAISAPDYPPFDITTTGTDYEGLTADVAGLLKQLLHVEIDVHRYATRDDAVRAIKEGKADLLGTANRYEVEDPQLRMSAAYADDQPVVLTRTDSTAPLDPDLANKRLAMLYHYLPEQQVRAFYPKANVELYPSTLEAVGAVAFRQADAVLSDAISAHYLISKNYLNNVQLADFALLESGRFAFAMSSDSHQLQRIVNRALAAIPTNERMNILRRWGGSGTSIAGTQAPLFSVIEQRWLDDHPRVRVAINENLMPISFIDSEGKYRGISIDVLAKISLRTGLKFDIQPTRSVAEILEWIRTGQVDLVAGISPSIEREIELRFTRPFLTSPNVLVTRIAPGNPRTLDDMAGKTLAITQGNSAGEFIRQHFPRIELVNAPLTAQAMEMVAQGKADGGINSLIGARVMISRQYRDRLQVTSTVGTDPARSTLATGREAVVLHSILDKALLSIPLEEIDAMTSNWSNDLMVEPSFWLGHRQDIFQAFAAAGALLLLALAWIAWQRRQIRLRQQLLSQLQEAKDAADDANRAKTTFLATMSHEIRTPMNALLGMLELALKRADEGVIDRPAIEVASSAGQQLLALIGDILDIARIESGHLSLTPERANLRTLVESLCRVFEGLARQKNLEWRVDLDKRSDCDVLIDPTRFKQVLSNLLSNAIKFTREGEVSLSLRVEPGVAGHLVVSIRIADTGIGISALDQQRLFSSFVQAGNNPHSGRQGSGLGLVISRTLCEMMGGRLLLESTLGRGTRIDVCLELPVLPALPSCDAPEEEGLPQTRQLKILVVDDYPANRLLMSRQLGYLGHSVMVAEEGRQGFESWRAYEFDAVMTDCNMPVLNGYELTGAIRDEERAQGLPPTLILGLTANAQPDEKARCLEAGMDDCLFKPIGLPDLSAWLASRFAGEPVPVIEASETPEIDLSGLLQYVGDDHELITQLLRDVVKTNRTDRDELLEAHASGEQQVLRTLAHRIKGGALMVRAVSLIECCEVLERACSEGHAAQIDAAVEQLQQAMTRLDQSLAQG; this is encoded by the coding sequence ATGAAGACCTTCCGACGTTCGCGTAGCCTGCTACTCCTCGCACTGCTGGGCTGTCTATGGATATCCAGCGTCTACGCAAAGCCGCAAACCCTGAAATTACTGGGACGCTCCAGCGTCGACGACTACGACGTCAAACTGTCAGATGCCGATTCGCGCCTGCTGCGGCAAAAGGGCCGGTTGGTGTTGGCCATCTCGGCGCCGGATTACCCGCCCTTCGACATCACCACCACCGGCACGGACTATGAAGGGTTGACGGCTGACGTTGCAGGGTTGCTCAAACAGCTGTTGCACGTGGAGATCGACGTTCACCGCTATGCGACGCGGGACGATGCGGTGCGGGCGATCAAGGAAGGCAAGGCTGATTTGCTGGGAACAGCCAATCGTTACGAGGTCGAGGACCCACAGTTGCGGATGTCCGCTGCCTATGCGGACGATCAACCCGTCGTGCTGACCCGCACGGATTCGACTGCGCCGCTTGACCCCGATCTGGCCAATAAACGGCTGGCGATGCTGTACCACTATTTGCCCGAGCAGCAAGTGCGGGCGTTTTATCCCAAGGCGAATGTCGAGCTGTATCCCTCGACGCTTGAGGCGGTGGGGGCCGTGGCGTTCCGTCAGGCGGACGCTGTCCTCAGCGATGCCATCAGCGCCCACTACCTGATCAGCAAAAACTACCTCAACAATGTTCAACTGGCCGATTTTGCGCTTCTGGAGTCCGGGCGTTTCGCGTTCGCGATGAGCAGCGACAGTCATCAGCTGCAACGCATCGTCAACCGGGCGCTGGCGGCGATTCCGACCAATGAACGGATGAACATCCTGCGCCGATGGGGCGGCAGCGGGACCTCCATCGCAGGCACTCAGGCCCCGCTCTTCAGCGTCATCGAGCAACGCTGGCTCGACGATCATCCGCGCGTACGAGTAGCGATCAACGAAAACCTCATGCCGATTTCATTCATCGACAGTGAGGGCAAGTACCGGGGCATCAGCATTGATGTGCTGGCGAAAATCAGCCTGCGCACCGGCTTGAAGTTTGACATTCAACCCACCCGGTCAGTGGCTGAAATACTGGAATGGATCAGGACCGGGCAGGTCGATCTGGTCGCCGGGATCAGCCCCAGCATCGAACGTGAAATCGAACTGCGCTTCACCCGACCGTTTTTGACCAGCCCTAATGTGCTGGTGACGCGTATCGCGCCGGGCAATCCCCGAACACTGGATGACATGGCGGGAAAAACGCTGGCCATCACCCAGGGCAACAGTGCCGGTGAATTCATTCGTCAGCACTTTCCGCGGATTGAACTGGTCAATGCGCCATTGACGGCGCAAGCGATGGAAATGGTGGCCCAAGGCAAGGCGGACGGCGGCATCAACTCGCTGATCGGCGCCAGGGTCATGATTTCCCGGCAGTATCGGGACCGGCTGCAAGTGACCAGCACCGTCGGCACCGACCCGGCCCGCAGCACCCTGGCGACCGGTCGCGAGGCGGTGGTGCTGCATTCGATTCTGGACAAGGCGCTGCTCAGCATTCCACTCGAAGAAATCGATGCAATGACTAGCAACTGGAGCAATGACCTGATGGTCGAGCCAAGCTTCTGGCTGGGTCACCGTCAGGATATTTTCCAGGCCTTTGCCGCCGCCGGCGCCTTATTGTTGCTGGCACTGGCGTGGATTGCCTGGCAGCGCCGGCAGATTCGTCTGCGTCAACAGTTGCTCAGTCAGTTGCAGGAGGCCAAGGACGCCGCGGACGATGCCAATCGTGCGAAAACCACGTTTCTGGCCACGATGAGCCATGAAATCCGCACGCCGATGAATGCGCTTCTTGGCATGCTCGAGTTGGCGCTGAAGCGGGCGGATGAAGGCGTTATCGACCGTCCGGCCATCGAAGTGGCGTCCAGTGCCGGCCAACAATTGCTGGCGTTGATTGGCGACATTCTGGACATCGCCCGTATTGAATCGGGGCATTTGTCCCTGACACCGGAACGGGCCAATTTGCGTACGCTGGTCGAATCGTTGTGCCGGGTGTTCGAAGGCCTGGCGCGGCAGAAGAATCTGGAATGGCGCGTGGATCTGGATAAGCGCAGCGACTGCGACGTGCTGATCGACCCCACTCGATTCAAGCAGGTGCTGTCCAATCTTCTGAGTAACGCAATCAAGTTTACCCGTGAAGGCGAAGTGAGCCTGTCACTGCGGGTCGAACCTGGCGTGGCGGGGCATCTGGTGGTGAGCATACGCATTGCAGACACTGGCATTGGCATCAGCGCACTCGATCAGCAGCGACTGTTCAGTTCGTTCGTGCAGGCCGGTAACAATCCGCATTCAGGCCGGCAAGGTTCCGGGCTGGGGTTGGTGATCAGCCGGACTTTGTGCGAAATGATGGGCGGCCGGTTGCTCCTCGAAAGCACACTTGGACGTGGTACGCGGATCGATGTCTGCCTTGAACTGCCCGTGTTGCCTGCGCTGCCCTCCTGCGATGCGCCCGAAGAAGAAGGGCTGCCGCAGACGCGTCAGCTGAAGATTCTGGTGGTCGACGATTACCCGGCCAACCGTCTGTTGATGTCCCGGCAGTTAGGCTATCTGGGGCACAGCGTGATGGTCGCCGAGGAGGGGCGGCAAGGATTCGAAAGCTGGCGTGCATACGAATTCGATGCGGTCATGACCGATTGCAACATGCCGGTGCTCAACGGGTATGAATTGACGGGTGCGATACGCGATGAAGAGCGTGCGCAGGGATTGCCGCCAACGCTGATTCTGGGGTTGACCGCCAATGCGCAACCCGATGAGAAGGCCCGTTGCCTGGAGGCGGGCATGGACGACTGCCTGTTCAAACCGATCGGCCTGCCGGATCTGAGTGCCTGGTTGGCCTCCAGGTTTGCAGGTGAACCCGTGCCGGTTATCGAAGCATCTGAAACCCCCGAGATCGATCTGAGTGGCCTGCTGCAATACGTCGGTGACGACCATGAATTGATCACGCAATTGCTACGCGATGTGGTCAAGACCAATCGCACTGATCGGGATGAGCTGCTCGAGGCGCATGCGAGCGGCGAGCAGCAGGTGCTTCGCACGCTCGCACACCGTATCAAGGGCGGGGCGTTGATGGTTCGGGCGGTCAGCCTGATCGAGTGTTGCGAGGTCCTGGAGCGTGCCTGCAGTGAGGGTCATGCGGCGCAGATCGACGCCGCGGTTGAACAGTTGCAGCAGGCCATGACGCGGCTGGACCAGAGCCTGGCGCAGGGTTGA
- a CDS encoding response regulator transcription factor, which produces MKSALIADDHPVVRAAVKILLKQLGFQSIYELSSGNEVFSAIREHQPDLVLLDLMMPRLGGLEVLARIQASDERCRVLVFTGQDPRFYQDRCMRAGAVAYVSKSNDLQHLHDAVLAVMAGYTYFAELSSSSVALSTMQRSEKEMIDKLSDRELTIFLYLAKGLGNKEIADLMNLSPKTTSTYKTRLLEKLNVESNVHLSELAKRNHLI; this is translated from the coding sequence ATGAAGTCAGCGCTGATAGCGGACGACCATCCGGTGGTTCGCGCAGCCGTCAAAATCCTGCTTAAACAGTTAGGGTTTCAATCGATTTACGAGCTGTCCAGCGGCAACGAGGTCTTTTCGGCGATCCGTGAGCATCAACCTGATCTGGTGCTGCTGGATCTGATGATGCCCCGTCTCGGCGGGCTGGAAGTACTGGCCCGCATCCAGGCCAGTGATGAGCGATGCCGGGTGCTGGTTTTCACCGGCCAGGACCCCCGGTTTTATCAGGACCGCTGCATGCGTGCCGGCGCCGTGGCGTATGTTTCCAAGTCCAACGATTTGCAGCATTTGCACGATGCAGTGCTTGCGGTGATGGCCGGTTACACCTATTTCGCCGAGCTGTCGTCGAGTTCGGTGGCGCTGAGCACGATGCAACGCAGCGAGAAGGAGATGATCGACAAGCTCTCCGACCGAGAACTGACCATCTTTCTGTACCTGGCCAAGGGGTTGGGCAACAAGGAAATCGCCGACCTCATGAACCTGAGCCCCAAGACCACCAGCACCTACAAGACCCGGCTGTTAGAAAAACTCAACGTTGAATCCAATGTACACCTGAGTGAACTCGCCAAACGCAATCATCTGATCTGA
- a CDS encoding response regulator yields MPNKALRILIADQQHCQRMRIERLFNRLDYYRVAPVQDLAELLTLVEYGSEPFDLVVINASLAGEELDLPEFFLDNPQVHHALIYDGEQVKLPLIPACRQQEVQVNLATLPDLACIQRLMARVDPRLPFVGTVISVR; encoded by the coding sequence TTGCCGAACAAAGCGTTGCGAATCCTGATTGCCGACCAGCAGCATTGCCAGCGGATGAGAATCGAGCGCCTGTTCAACCGGCTCGATTACTACCGCGTGGCGCCGGTGCAGGACCTTGCGGAATTGCTGACGCTGGTCGAGTACGGGAGCGAGCCTTTTGATCTGGTGGTCATCAATGCCTCGCTGGCGGGTGAAGAGCTCGACCTGCCCGAATTCTTCCTCGATAACCCACAGGTTCATCACGCATTGATCTATGACGGCGAGCAGGTGAAGTTGCCATTGATCCCTGCCTGCAGGCAGCAGGAGGTTCAGGTGAACCTCGCCACGCTGCCTGATCTGGCGTGCATTCAGCGGTTGATGGCAAGGGTTGATCCTCGATTGCCGTTCGTCGGCACTGTCATTTCTGTCAGGTAG
- a CDS encoding MgtC/SapB family protein, whose translation MQALNNINLTSLVDTLVSLSAAFILGGLIGFERQYRQRTAGLRTNVLVAVGAAIFVDMANRLGGAEGAVRVVAYVVSGIGFLGAGVIMREEGNVRGLNTAATLWASAAVGACAGADLVLEALLGTLFVLAANTLLRPIVNNINRQPLDVISAEVTNIVYVIARRSQQKAVLALLEAELERCNYPASDVDVHAFGTEEIEVEATLATTSVDGDELDALVARISTSTLVVQAFWSPSTTE comes from the coding sequence ATGCAAGCACTCAACAACATCAACCTGACCTCGCTGGTCGACACCCTGGTCAGCCTCAGTGCGGCCTTCATCCTCGGTGGCCTGATCGGCTTCGAACGCCAATACCGTCAACGCACGGCCGGCCTGCGCACCAATGTGCTGGTGGCGGTGGGTGCGGCGATTTTCGTCGACATGGCCAACCGCCTCGGCGGTGCCGAAGGGGCGGTGCGGGTGGTTGCCTACGTGGTCTCCGGCATCGGCTTTCTCGGTGCCGGGGTGATCATGCGCGAGGAGGGCAACGTACGAGGCCTCAACACCGCCGCCACCTTGTGGGCCTCGGCGGCCGTCGGTGCCTGCGCCGGTGCCGACCTGGTCCTCGAAGCCTTGCTCGGTACGCTGTTCGTGCTGGCGGCCAATACCTTGCTGCGGCCGATCGTCAATAACATCAACCGTCAGCCGCTGGACGTGATTTCGGCTGAAGTCACCAACATCGTTTACGTGATAGCCCGACGCTCGCAGCAGAAAGCCGTACTGGCGCTGCTTGAGGCGGAACTCGAGCGCTGCAATTACCCGGCGAGCGATGTGGACGTGCACGCATTCGGCACCGAAGAAATCGAGGTGGAAGCGACGCTCGCGACGACCTCGGTGGACGGCGATGAACTGGATGCTCTGGTGGCTCGGATTTCGACGTCGACGCTGGTGGTACAGGCGTTCTGGAGTCCGAGTACGACGGAATAG
- the mgtA gene encoding magnesium-translocating P-type ATPase: MNLTLLKEFFAGFLRTRHIARHFRRLALLENFTDTTVSREVPPTLAQTLVSAANSDTGQLLDNLSSHTDGLSEAEADALRVQFGLNEVEHEQPLPWWIHLWHCYKNPFNLLLTLLAAISWLTEDMKAAIVIFSMVVLSTLLRFWQETKSNQAADALKAMVSNTATVMRRDALRTEVPIKLLVPGDLIVLSAGDMIPADCRVLNAKDLFVSQAAMTGESMPVEKFPRQQDSDTSNPLDLDNILFMGTNVVSGTAIAVILTTGNSTYFGALAQRVGATDRAPTSFQTGVNKVSWLLIRFMFVMAPLVLFINGFTKGDWTEALLFALSIAVGLTPEMLPMIVTSTLAKGAVFLSRKKVIVKRLDAIQNFGAMDVLCTDKTGTLTQDKIFLARNVDVWGNDSDDVLEMAYLNSYYQTGLKNLLDVAVLEHVDVHRELKVGTAFRKVDEIPFDFTRRRMSVVVAERDHSHLLICKGAVEEVLAVCTRVRHGVIDEALTDDLLARIRQVTAAFNAEGLRVVAVAARPMIEGRDTYSLADEQALTLIGYVAFLDPPKESTAPALKALAAHGVAVKVLTGDNELVTAKICREVGLEQQGLLMGNDIERMTDAELAVAVETTNVFAKLTPTHKERIVRLLKGNGHVVGFMGDGINDAPALRTADIGISVDSAVDIAKEAADIILLEKSLMVLEEGVLEGRRTFANMLKYIKMTASSNFGNVFSVLVASAFIPFLPMLPMHLLVQNLLYDISQIAIPFDNVDEDMLKQPQRWQPADVGRFMLFFGPISSIFDITTFALMWYVFDANTPDHQTLFQSGWFVVGLLTQTLIVHMIRTPKIPFLQSRAAMPLMVMTGIIMAVGIFLPMGPLAHYFKLQALPSLYFVFPPVILLAYMALTQAVKGFYVRRFGWQ, encoded by the coding sequence ATGAACCTGACCCTGCTCAAAGAATTCTTCGCCGGATTCCTGCGCACCCGCCACATCGCCCGACACTTCCGTCGCCTGGCGTTGCTGGAAAATTTCACCGACACCACGGTCAGCCGCGAGGTGCCGCCGACCCTGGCGCAAACTCTGGTGAGCGCCGCCAACAGCGACACCGGCCAACTGCTGGACAACCTCAGCAGCCACACCGACGGCCTGAGCGAAGCCGAAGCCGACGCACTGCGCGTGCAATTCGGCCTCAACGAAGTCGAGCACGAGCAACCGCTGCCATGGTGGATTCACCTGTGGCACTGCTACAAGAATCCGTTCAACCTGCTGCTGACGTTGCTCGCGGCCATCTCCTGGCTGACCGAGGACATGAAAGCCGCCATCGTGATTTTCTCGATGGTGGTGCTCTCGACCTTGCTGCGCTTCTGGCAGGAAACCAAATCCAACCAGGCGGCCGACGCGCTCAAGGCGATGGTCAGCAACACGGCCACGGTGATGCGTCGCGATGCCCTGCGCACCGAAGTGCCGATCAAATTGTTGGTGCCGGGCGATCTGATCGTGCTCTCGGCCGGCGACATGATTCCCGCCGATTGCCGTGTGCTCAACGCCAAAGACCTGTTCGTCAGTCAGGCGGCCATGACCGGCGAATCGATGCCGGTGGAAAAATTCCCTCGCCAGCAGGACAGCGACACGAGCAACCCGCTGGACCTCGACAACATCCTGTTCATGGGCACCAACGTGGTGTCCGGCACGGCGATTGCGGTGATTCTGACCACGGGCAACAGCACCTATTTCGGTGCGCTGGCCCAGCGAGTCGGTGCCACCGACCGCGCGCCGACGTCGTTCCAGACCGGGGTCAACAAAGTCAGCTGGCTGCTGATCCGCTTCATGTTCGTCATGGCGCCGCTGGTGCTGTTCATCAACGGTTTCACCAAGGGCGACTGGACCGAAGCGCTGCTGTTCGCGCTGTCGATTGCCGTGGGCCTGACCCCGGAAATGCTGCCGATGATCGTCACCTCGACCCTGGCCAAGGGCGCGGTATTCCTGTCGCGCAAAAAAGTCATCGTCAAACGCCTCGACGCGATCCAGAACTTCGGCGCCATGGACGTGTTGTGCACTGACAAGACCGGCACCCTGACCCAGGACAAAATTTTTCTGGCGCGCAACGTCGATGTCTGGGGCAACGACTCCGATGACGTGCTTGAAATGGCCTACCTCAACAGCTACTACCAGACCGGCCTGAAAAACCTGCTGGACGTGGCGGTACTCGAACACGTCGATGTCCACCGTGAACTGAAAGTCGGCACGGCGTTTCGCAAGGTCGACGAGATCCCGTTCGACTTCACTCGCCGGCGCATGTCGGTGGTGGTCGCCGAGCGCGATCACTCGCACCTGCTGATCTGCAAAGGCGCGGTGGAAGAGGTGCTGGCGGTGTGCACGCGGGTGCGTCATGGCGTGATCGATGAAGCGCTGACCGATGACCTGCTGGCGCGGATTCGTCAGGTCACCGCTGCATTCAACGCCGAAGGACTGCGGGTGGTGGCGGTCGCCGCGCGGCCAATGATCGAGGGACGCGACACCTATAGCCTGGCGGATGAGCAAGCACTGACGCTGATCGGTTACGTGGCGTTTCTCGACCCACCGAAGGAAAGCACCGCGCCGGCCCTGAAAGCATTGGCCGCTCATGGCGTGGCGGTAAAAGTGCTGACCGGCGACAACGAACTGGTGACCGCGAAGATCTGCCGCGAAGTCGGCCTGGAGCAGCAAGGCTTGCTGATGGGCAACGACATCGAACGCATGACGGACGCGGAACTGGCCGTGGCCGTGGAGACCACCAACGTCTTCGCCAAACTGACGCCGACGCACAAGGAACGCATCGTTCGTCTGCTCAAAGGCAACGGCCATGTAGTCGGGTTCATGGGCGACGGCATCAATGACGCCCCGGCCCTGCGCACCGCCGACATCGGCATTTCGGTGGACAGCGCCGTGGACATCGCCAAGGAAGCGGCGGACATCATCCTGCTGGAGAAAAGCCTGATGGTGCTGGAGGAGGGCGTGCTGGAAGGGCGCCGCACCTTCGCCAACATGCTCAAGTACATCAAGATGACCGCGAGCTCGAACTTCGGCAACGTGTTCTCGGTGCTGGTAGCGAGCGCGTTCATCCCGTTCCTGCCGATGCTGCCGATGCACCTGCTGGTGCAGAACCTGCTCTACGACATTTCGCAGATCGCCATCCCATTCGATAACGTCGATGAAGACATGCTCAAGCAACCCCAGCGCTGGCAACCGGCGGACGTCGGGCGCTTCATGCTGTTCTTTGGCCCGATCAGTTCGATCTTCGACATCACCACGTTTGCCTTGATGTGGTACGTGTTCGACGCCAATACCCCGGACCATCAAACCCTGTTCCAGTCCGGCTGGTTCGTGGTCGGGCTGCTGACGCAGACGCTGATCGTGCACATGATCCGCACGCCGAAGATCCCGTTCCTGCAAAGCCGCGCGGCCATGCCGCTGATGGTGATGACCGGGATCATCATGGCCGTGGGCATCTTCCTGCCGATGGGACCGTTGGCGCACTACTTCAAATTGCAGGCGTTGCCGTCGCTGTATTTCGTGTTCCCGCCGGTGATTCTGCTGGCGTACATGGCGCTGACCCAGGCCGTGAAGGGCTTCTATGTCCGCCGGTTTGGCTGGCAGTAA
- a CDS encoding lysine N(6)-hydroxylase/L-ornithine N(5)-oxygenase family protein, which translates to MTQAIASPIVHDLIGVGFGPSNLALAIALQERGPSQGELDVLFLDKQADYRWHGNTLVTQSELQISFLKDLVTLRNPTSPYSFVNYLKHHGRLVDFINLGTFYPCRMEYNDYLCWVAGQFAEQSRYGEEVLTIEPVLHNQQVEALRVISRDTQGQQHVRTARSVVVSAGGTPRIPEAFKALKDDGRVFHHSQYLAQMAKQPCVNNHPMSIAIIGGGQSAAEAFIDLNDSFPSVQVDMILRGSALKPADDSPFVNEVFSPEFTDLVFQQASSERERLVNEYHNTNYSVVDIDLIERIYGIFYRQKVSGIARHAFRTLTTIEKATATERGIELAVRNNATGEVTVRHYDAVVLATGYERQMHRKLLAPLEDYLGDFEVDRNYKLIADERCKAGIYMQGFCQASHGLSDTLLSILPIRADEIAGSLYEHGRSRGQGRSVMDLLLATAS; encoded by the coding sequence ATGACACAGGCAATTGCATCGCCCATCGTTCACGACCTGATCGGCGTCGGTTTCGGCCCTTCGAACCTGGCGCTGGCCATCGCTCTGCAAGAGCGCGGGCCGAGTCAGGGCGAGCTGGATGTTCTGTTTCTCGACAAGCAGGCGGACTATCGCTGGCACGGCAACACCCTGGTGACCCAGAGCGAGTTGCAGATTTCCTTCCTCAAGGACCTGGTGACCCTGCGCAACCCGACCAGCCCCTATTCCTTCGTCAACTACCTCAAGCACCATGGCCGTCTGGTGGACTTCATCAACCTCGGCACCTTCTATCCGTGCCGCATGGAGTACAACGACTACCTGTGCTGGGTCGCCGGGCAGTTTGCCGAACAGAGCCGCTACGGCGAAGAAGTGCTGACCATCGAGCCCGTGTTGCACAACCAGCAGGTCGAAGCGCTGCGTGTGATCTCCCGCGATACCCAGGGCCAGCAACACGTGCGCACCGCCCGTTCGGTGGTGGTGAGTGCCGGTGGCACGCCGCGCATTCCCGAAGCGTTCAAGGCGTTGAAGGATGACGGTCGGGTGTTCCATCACTCGCAGTACCTGGCGCAGATGGCCAAGCAACCGTGCGTGAACAATCATCCGATGAGCATCGCGATCATCGGTGGCGGGCAGAGCGCGGCGGAAGCCTTCATCGATCTGAACGACAGCTTCCCGTCGGTGCAGGTGGACATGATCCTGCGCGGCTCGGCGCTGAAGCCGGCGGACGACAGCCCGTTCGTCAACGAAGTGTTCTCGCCGGAATTCACCGACCTGGTGTTCCAGCAGGCGAGCAGCGAGCGTGAGCGCCTGGTCAACGAGTACCACAACACCAATTATTCGGTGGTGGACATTGACCTGATCGAACGCATCTACGGCATCTTCTATCGCCAGAAAGTCTCGGGCATTGCCCGTCATGCTTTCCGCACCCTGACCACTATCGAAAAAGCCACCGCCACCGAGCGTGGAATCGAACTGGCCGTGCGTAACAACGCGACCGGCGAAGTCACGGTTCGTCATTACGACGCTGTGGTTCTGGCCACCGGGTATGAGCGTCAGATGCACCGCAAGCTGCTGGCGCCGCTGGAGGACTACCTGGGTGATTTCGAAGTGGACCGCAACTACAAACTGATCGCTGACGAGCGCTGCAAGGCCGGCATCTACATGCAGGGCTTCTGCCAGGCGAGCCACGGGTTGAGCGACACCTTGCTGTCGATCCTGCCGATTCGCGCGGATGAGATTGCGGGCTCTTTGTATGAACATGGCAGGAGCCGTGGGCAGGGTCGGTCGGTGATGGACTTGCTGCTAGCGACAGCCAGTTAA
- a CDS encoding sigma-70 family RNA polymerase sigma factor — protein sequence MENYYRELVCFLNAKLGNRQVAEDVVHDAYVRVLERSSDTPIEQPRAFLYRTALNLVIDDHRRNALRQVESLEVLDNEERYFTPSPHNCLDHGQRLEMLQRALAELPRLCRESFLLRKIEGMSHPEIAAHLGISRALVEKHIVNAMKHCRVRMLQWDAH from the coding sequence TTGGAAAACTACTATCGCGAGCTGGTGTGTTTCCTCAACGCCAAGCTGGGCAACCGTCAGGTGGCCGAAGATGTGGTGCATGACGCTTATGTGCGGGTCCTGGAACGTTCCAGCGATACGCCGATCGAGCAGCCCCGGGCTTTCCTGTATCGCACCGCGCTCAATCTGGTGATCGACGACCATCGGCGCAATGCCTTGCGTCAGGTCGAGTCGCTGGAGGTGCTCGACAACGAAGAGCGCTACTTCACCCCATCCCCTCACAACTGCCTCGATCACGGCCAGCGCCTGGAGATGCTCCAGCGTGCGTTGGCGGAATTGCCGCGGTTGTGCCGCGAGAGTTTCCTGCTGCGCAAGATCGAAGGGATGTCACACCCGGAGATCGCCGCACATCTGGGCATTTCCCGCGCGTTGGTGGAAAAGCACATCGTCAATGCGATGAAGCATTGCCGGGTGCGGATGCTGCAATGGGACGCCCACTGA
- a CDS encoding efflux RND transporter periplasmic adaptor subunit produces the protein MKRPRQTRRALLVALCLIPVIAVAAWQVIPPGRDKFATVQVSRGDIESSVTALGTLQPRRYVDVGAQASGQIQKIHVEVGDVIKEGQLLVEIDPSTQQAKLDAGRFSIENLKAQLEEQRAQHELARQKFQRQQNLKAGGATREEDVQTAQAELRATQARIDMFQAQIRQAQASLRSDQAELGYTRIYAPMSGTVVALDAREGQTLNAQQQTPLILRIAKLSPMTVWAEVSEADIGHVKPGMTAWFTTLSGGKRRWSSTVRQILPVPPKPLDQTSQGGGSPASSSKSGSARVVLYTVLLDVDNADNALMAEMTTQVFFVSNQAKDVLTAPIAALQGGTQPNIQTAQVVARNGRVEQRDVRTGISDRLRVQILDGLQEGDHLLIGPADGSGG, from the coding sequence ATGAAACGTCCCCGACAGACCCGACGCGCCCTGCTTGTAGCACTTTGTCTGATCCCCGTTATCGCTGTGGCTGCCTGGCAGGTCATCCCGCCCGGGCGAGACAAATTTGCCACGGTGCAAGTCAGCCGCGGCGACATCGAAAGCAGTGTCACGGCCCTCGGCACCCTGCAACCTCGACGCTACGTGGACGTCGGCGCGCAGGCGTCCGGGCAGATCCAGAAGATCCACGTGGAAGTCGGTGACGTGATCAAGGAAGGCCAGTTGCTGGTGGAAATCGATCCGTCCACGCAACAGGCCAAACTCGACGCCGGGCGTTTCTCGATCGAAAACCTCAAGGCGCAACTCGAGGAACAACGGGCGCAACACGAACTGGCCCGGCAAAAGTTCCAGCGCCAGCAGAACCTCAAGGCCGGCGGCGCCACGCGCGAAGAAGACGTGCAAACCGCCCAGGCTGAGCTGCGCGCCACCCAGGCGCGCATCGACATGTTCCAGGCACAAATCCGCCAGGCCCAGGCCAGCTTGCGCAGCGATCAGGCCGAGCTCGGCTACACGCGCATTTACGCACCGATGTCCGGCACCGTGGTCGCACTCGATGCCCGTGAAGGCCAGACCCTCAACGCGCAGCAGCAAACGCCGTTGATTCTGCGCATCGCCAAGTTGTCGCCGATGACCGTCTGGGCCGAGGTGTCGGAAGCCGACATCGGTCACGTCAAACCCGGCATGACCGCCTGGTTCACCACACTCAGCGGCGGCAAGCGACGCTGGAGCAGCACCGTGCGGCAGATTCTGCCGGTGCCGCCCAAACCTTTGGACCAGACCAGCCAGGGCGGCGGCAGCCCGGCCAGTTCGAGCAAAAGCGGCAGCGCCCGCGTGGTGCTGTACACCGTGTTGCTCGATGTCGACAACGCCGACAACGCGCTGATGGCGGAAATGACCACCCAGGTGTTCTTCGTTTCCAACCAGGCGAAAGACGTGCTCACGGCGCCCATCGCCGCGCTGCAAGGCGGCACGCAACCAAACATTCAGACCGCTCAGGTCGTCGCCAGGAATGGCCGCGTCGAGCAACGTGACGTGCGCACCGGCATCAGCGATCGCCTGCGGGTGCAGATCCTCGACGGCTTGCAGGAAGGCGATCACCTGTTGATTGGCCCGGCCGACGGGAGTGGCGGCTGA